The sequence below is a genomic window from Phoenix dactylifera cultivar Barhee BC4 chromosome 16, palm_55x_up_171113_PBpolish2nd_filt_p, whole genome shotgun sequence.
TCGCACGCGAAATGCTAACCATCATCATCTTTAAGATTTTACTGAGACTAAATATTATCTAATCGCGAGAAGATATTTTTAATTTAGAAATATCAGTGCAAGGGACAATTCCAACGCATGTTCTCCATGAACATTACGGCTAGATGTTCAAGTCAACGTCGCACATTGCATTTTGATGTTTAATTTGGAGGGAATTTAACTCCCATTTTGGaagccttctctctctctctctctcaacttcCACGATGGAGACCTCCCACCGGCTTACGCTTTCCATGAAGTCCAAAACGTCCAAAACCGAATCCAATTTCGATCGAAGCCTCGATTCAAACTCATAACCAAGAAGAATAAACATCGAGTCTTTTTGTCCTCCGGCGGGAGCACTCCAAGAAGATAGATGGCGGAGCGCGACGGAGGAGCTTCCGAAGGCGGTCGGCGGCGCCTCCGCCGCGGCCCGACCATAGCCCTCCCACCCTGGTCCTCCATGGAGGGACTCTTCCGAGAAGGCGGGAGGCGGAGGCGGGGCGGCGGACGCGAGCCCCGGCCCGATGACCCTGGTGTCGAGCTTCTTCGCGGAGGATCCGGACTCGGAGTACCGGTGGCTTCTCCCAGCCTCCTCGCCGGAAGCTGTTGACTCTTCCCGGTGGCGCCGCCGCCCAGTAGGCCGCGGAGGAGCCAGCGGCAGCTCCGACGGAGGGGAATCCTGGGGGAGGGGAAGGGATGGGTCTGAGACAGAACCATTGGCCGTTTGGTTCGCAGCGACGCCCGGGCTCAGTCTGTCCAGCTTGCTTGAGTCCCCCGCCGGGCTAATCTCATCTAATTTGGTGTGTCCTTTGtttaaaaatttgatttttattgGTTCGCATACTGTCaactttgttaaatttaacatccTGCCTTCAGTAATTATTATTGGGAAATGATGTTTTTGGTCAGTAAACTTAATAAAAATAGCAACTTGCTGATTGAGTTGTAAGTCCAAGGATGCTTGTGATTCAAGAACTTTAACTTTTGTTCTCTTAATCGTCTGTTATTAACAGGAAGGACATATATGGGTGGCTCTGTCTATGAGTTTTAATGTGGTTTGCTTAAGTTTTAGTGGGGTAACTTTTATTGGGATAATTAGGTTTTGTTCATTAAATCTAAGATAGCAGAGTGAGTTGAGGGAGGAGCATAAATAGGAGGAATGAAGAGGATAAGGGTGGTGTTTAAGCCTAAAAGTTGAGAAGGGATCGTGATAGGATGTCTTCCTCCTTCTGTGCTTAAGCTAAAAGTTCTTTACAATGGACTACCCAGTCTACCCAATAGTAAGATTTAGATCGCAAGCTTTCAGCATTCCCTTCCAACTTTATTCTTGGAGAATTTTCGTAGGTTGTGCCtcgggagagagaaaaaagttgAGGGTTTTGTGTTAGGAACCAAAAATCCGGGTCCCACCATGGatttctcaaataaaaaaagagaaaaaacttACCTCAGTAACTCTGACATTCAGAAGATAGTGGATTTTATCTTTACTCCGAGGtattttgagtatatttctggCCTAAAAGGTAGTTAAAAGAATATTATTGGGTATAGTTCAAAGAATATCATTGGGTAGAATTGATTAGAATAGGCTTTGCATGTTTTGATAGCGTTATTGTGAACTACTTGGTTAACATAGGGTGTTTAATACACAAGATCCAAAATTAGAAGAATTAGGTGATTCCCAATTTCAATAGGCGACAAGACAACCTGAATAGATCGGGGATGCTAACTTAATTGCATACAACATGTCTATCTTTCGGAGagccttctttttgtaaattagCTCAAAAGGATCATGGCAGATATttattgaaagggaggaaaagGTAGTGGACCCACAAGAGGTATTTATCTAGTATAAATGGCTTGTAGATTTGTTGTTGCAAATTTTGTTTTCTTAGGATCTGTTGGTTGTAAGTGAACTTGCGAAAGGGACAGgaaaataaatatttctttagatAAGAAAAAGTTTCAGTTTCCCAATTGCTTGATTTGTTGGAAAATCTAGcgatttgaagaagaaaaaagtagGTTACCGAAAGAAGAATGGAAAAAGTAACCCTCCAAACTCAGGTTTGTCATTTTTCTCTTCCATTTTATCTTCGGGTGCTCCGTTAGCTAGATTAGACCTTTAGAAAAAAGATGATATAACAATTAAAAACCTAGGATTTTTAAATATTGGCTATACTGAAGGATATTTTTCTAGTGAGAGCATAGCAAAGAGTCTGAAATTAATGGTCGATGATTAttacttttattattatattaatatttttatttgctcCACAGCGAAAGAGTCCATCTTTAGGAGAACTTGAATAGTCGTAACCATTCTCTTTTGTAGGTTGCCTTATTTAAAGCTATTGAATGACATGGAAGACCTTAGAATCTGGAGATTTGAAAAGAGGGTATGGAAATCTTTGAACTTTCACAGTTCAAATCATTATTGTTGTTGAATACTGTTGGAAAGATCTTTGTAGCAGAGAAAGTCTTGCTAAAAGAGGCACCTCAGTTATTAAAACCTGTGTTTGTCCAAGAGGAAGATGAGTTTTTTTATCATCCTTTCCTCAGAGTTCATCTGGGCCTCTTGGTGTCGGATTGGTGTCTCCAGAAATAATGAAACCTCGCTTGTTAGAAATGCAATGTCTTTATTTCCTGCTTGGACTTGTCATGATGTAAATTGAGGGCCTGTAGATGTTGGAGTGTGGTTCCACATGTGGTGGGATGGGGTGGGGTGTTTGGGAAGCAAGTAACGGGAAAATCTTCATACAAAATTCAGCATTTGAGGTGATAGGAGATGTGCCTTCAGTGGTACTGTAGTCCATGGAAAACGTGGCTACTTTGCTTGGAGAGGAAATAAAGTGGGATATGCTGTGCTGCCTTTTCATTTCTGTCTTTGTTGCTCTGGTGTTCCACTTCCTCTTTAACTTGTACTCATATACTATGTGTCGATTTTAATGAAAATTTCACTGTTTTTCCatggaaaaaggggaagaaattaTGCTTTGGCTGCTATCAAGAGCACAAAGTAAAACCATGGTACTATCGTAATTATGCCATAATGCTAACCAACAACCTTTATTCTATTCATCTACATTTTGActgtactttttattttttttaatgctgtTCAATCTTATGCAAGGATCCAAAGCCATTATTAGCTTCTATAAACTGACCGATCTATTTTCTTGCCTATTTTTCTGAAACTTAGCATGTCAAAATGTGATTTTCCTACTTAGAGAGAGAGGGAACTGTATTAACTCACTAGTTGTGGAGTTGACACTTTTGAGCCATAGAATAAAACCAGCTATTTTGCTTGGGCTGGTTTTTACTGTACAATGCCCTCTCCCACCCTTTTAGaggtccctccctccctccctctttctctttcaGCGATGGAAACCAAGTCTTCATGATCTCCATCTTTACTCTTTTCCCATCTCTAACGAGGTTTAGATAACATAACAATCTCTTACATCTCTGGAAGTATTATGGCAACTCAGTTTTTTCCTATCTCCAGAAGatattaagaatattttgtCTGCCCTACACCCGCGTGGTAAAGTTTCAGCAAATAATTTTAAGCTCAATGGCCATCTTTCTTGAAGCACTCTCTAGCCCTTTCTGTCCTAATCGCTATTCCCATCAACATCTTGGTTTAACTAAGAAGGTGGATTTTTATAGCGATTTTTGGTTTCATCATGTGTAGCTTTTCTGAGTGGTACGAGATTAAATTTGGCCATGATGAGGAACTATATTATGCACATCTTTAGGTTCTATTAAGTAATTTGCTAGTCTTATCTGCTTCATAATAAATCTGAAGTATGAGAAGATGAGTACTGATTTTTGGAAGCAACTAACAGGAAGCAATCTTATTGGTTACTCGGTTCTTGAATTTAGAACTTGGAATACAGGAAATTCAATGGTAAATTATGCTTCAAACTAGCATGGACTACATACTTGTTGGGGAAAATTAATGGGAAGTTATGCTTCGAGTTGTCTTCAGAGCATCCCATTGTGGACTTTGTGTTGCATTCTTTATGTAGAAGAAGGTTGAGTCCAAACATTAGTGTATATATTATGCTTACAACTTAGAAGGCAAAGCCCAAATATTAATAGAACTAAGCAAATTTGCAACAAATAAAATCTTTATAATAAACATCTTACTGCAACAATTCTAATGAAGATTTCAACCATATATAACCAAACAATGTCGAGTTCTCAACTCTGTTTTTGCAAAAATACTTGAGCATCATACAAACAGCCTAGTATTatcaaaatcatatatttagcctACAAATATAGACTCGCAGAATATCAATGCTTTTGGATCAGTGTTTCATGCACTCTTTCGCAAAAAGACTTTATCGTACATAAGATAGGTTTCTTAACTGGCTTATTTTACAATGGCTTTTACAGATTTTAGTAATAAGCTGCAGTCCATTCTTTGTACAAGAATAATTCCACTGTTCCTCTAGCCCAACCATATTCAAGTTGTCTTTCACTGCAATCTGAGTTCCTATACATAATCCTTCTCAGTATCAATTGCATAATCAGGAATGAGGATTTCTTCGAGACTCCTGTTATCATCTTAAAACCTGCATCTCCCTTCAGCAAGAAAAATGTGTATAATTTGGCTCCCCTTTTGTGCTGGTTGTCATCATTATCACCTCCAAACTTTTCTGTACTAGCTTGATCTTGGGATCtagcaaaagttttacaagatAACCATGGTGTTAGATCCATTAAAACTTGAAACAGAATTTATAGGGGAAAAAACTTAAAATTTTGAGCATCAAATAGGGAGAAAGTTATGGATGAACACGATCTGATCCAAATGAAGTATAGTTCTCTTTTTGATATCTCATAAGTATTAACATTTAAAGGTCCAAACTACCCATCaaggtttttttcttttcttttcctttttctttttcttgtagcaGCCAACAGGGTTGGTAGATGTTAGAGAGAGAgggctgggggggggggggggatgacgGGGCTCCTAAGCCACACATCAGGGCAGTCGCAGGCGGTggggagaaagagagtgagGTCAGTCAATCTTCCATGCAGACTGTGAGTGAGGTCTAGAGCAGCTATGGAGATGGTTGTCCTTGCCACTATGGGAGAAAGAGGACAGCAGCAATGGAGATGGTTGTCCCTGCTGCTCTAGGAGGGTAAAAGGTAAAGTCAATAACTGATGGCCAAAAGATTACTTTTAAAAAGTATGTGTTGAAAGTCAAAACCACTTCACTAGTTTTTGACAGTGTTTTGCATGGATCTCAAGATTGATGAATGGCTATCAACTTGTTAACTCCTCAACTAGGGAGTACATATAAAGTGTGTAGTCTGTGTCATAtataatgtatgtatgtatatatgtaaaaTGGAGGGGCATAGCCCACCACAGTGTACTTTGGTTGTTGACACCTTCCCACTGTCCCAGCTAAGGCCTTCTCATTTGTGGAGTTAGGATGGTTTTGTATATTGTTCTCAGGGCTTCTTATTTATGAGACCCTTAGAAAATGATGCCAGTCCCCATCCTTATCTGGTTATGCACTGACTGAAAGCTCTGCTTAGATTTATGTTGCTCTTTTGTTTGAATTCTCTAATTCTTTTTGTCAATAATAACTACCTTACAATCCCTATCCTTTGTAAACTTAGGTTGCAATTCatagtatataatattttatggcCTTCGAATTTATTTGTCTCTCCTCTTACATAGGAGCTTTCTGTTCATTTTATTGTTGCAGATAATGAATCAGTTAGCTGAAGGAATTCTATTTAAGTTTAAATAGAATTGATCTTATGAATGAGCAACGATCTGTTCTTCAAAATATGTCTGAAATAAAAAAACTAACAAGAAAAGGTATTAAAGATCAAGATGCAAACTTGTACAAGTCCTTTGCAAAAGCCAAATACTTGCTTGTGTGAACTGATATTAAGAATTGGAGAGGATTTTACTCATCTCTGGAGTGGAGAAGTTGCATGATTATCAAGGTGTAATCCACTGCTGATGAACTATATTTTGATGTGTTCATTTGGGAAGCCTTGTCCTAGGGGTATTAGTGGGTCTATGGAAAAACTTGTTGACATGTCCACTCAGTTTGGTTTCTCTAGCTAAAATTCTTTGAAGTTTCTTTGGAGTTTTTGGCTCATGATGCATTGAAAgaacttgttgttttagagGTAATTAGGTACCTATCCTGATTATTGTTTCTTCTCTGTCATCTCTTTGGCTGAGTTTTGCATGGAATAACTGTGCCAAGTGCTCTCTCTCCGCGCCCTATATACAAGTGAAAAAGTGGGAACACTACCTTTTGAGTTCAAACCTGGAAATTCTTCCCCAGCCAAGTTTTATTTATAATGTCCTCTTGGAAATAAGTTCATAACTTGAATTCACATGTCAGTCTGTTGGATTTGCAGGGATACTTTGGAATATCTCATCAACAGGCCCCGGCACAGGTCACATCTCAGGCTGTAGAGTCTCATTCTTACGTGCATGTCCAAGCAGAATATCCATCTCTCTCAGCAGCATCAACCTCCTTGACAGTGCCCCCTGATTCTTCGATTACTATGTTATCGCTCAAACAGATGCCACCTCTATCATTGGATGCAAATAATACAATGAACAAATCTGCAGATGGTTCCCATGCCGATCATAAACCTCAACCTGCTGCTCTCACTGTTGACAAACCTGCTGATGATGGCTACAACTGGCGAAAATATGGGCAAAAGCAGGTGAAGGGAGGTGAATATCCTAGAAGCTACTACAAATGTACCCGTCCAAACTGCCCGGTAAAGAAAAAAGTCGAACGCTCTCTCGAGGGCCAAGTAACAGAGATAATTTATAAGGGCCAGCACAATCATCTGCGGCCCTCTCAAAATAGGCGCAGCAGATGCAATGAGTTAAATGGGAGTTTCGATTTTCCCACGAATCCTGAAACAGGCACTGCAAATTTCAGCAGATCAACCGAGACTATGTCCAAAAGAGATCGAGATTCCAGCCATTGGACACCTGAGCAGTTGTCCGATTCCGGTGAAGACGAAGAAGGTGATGGTGAACCAGGGACAGATGAAGGGAGTGATACCGAGCAAGATCCAAAAAGAAGGTCATGTTTTATTtgttattgtctttttcaagaatGGTAGTGGGAGCATCCCTGCACCAACTTCAGTTTTTCCAGAGCCAAACACTTGGGAACCACCTCTCATGGTTTGAACCCAGAACTTCCTCCCAGATGGAGGAGTGATGCAACCACTGGGACATAGTTTGCTGAAAGTTCGTATAAGCGTATTACTTATGCTTGCATTGCACCCCgcattctgaaaaattttggttCTGATTGGGCAGGACTATGGACACCAGGGTGATGGAATCAACTTCACACAGGACAGTAACAGAACCAAGGATTATTGTGCAAACAACAAGTGAAGTTGATCTTTTGGATGACGGGTATCGGTGGCGCAAATATGGACAGAAGGTGGTCAAAGGAAATCCTCATCCAAGGTTGTGCATCCTGTCTGACTTGTATGCTGTACCTGCTTGCACTGGGAGTAGGTTACAATTCTATTATGTCGGGATATTCATCGGACGAATATAGACTTTATTGGGAGATGATAACAAAATTTCCAAGCACGTTCATGATTTTCGTTTACAATTTATACGTGAATGTTTgatctttttaaaaatatatatatatatacaactgATAGTTCTATTGAAATCTGCAGGAGTTATTACAGGTGCACCAGTGCGGGATGCAGCGTGCGGAAGCACATTGAAAGGGCTTCAACGGAGCCTAAAGCTGTTATAACAACATACGAGGGGAAGCACAACCATCATGTACCAGCAGCTAGAAACAGCAGCCATGCCACAACGAATGCTGGTGCTGCTACCAGCAGTATACAACCAAAAGCACAAAATGCCAATTCCAGCAACCAGCCCTCCATTCATGGAATAGAATTTATAAACAACGTCGCACGGCCAGTTGCAGTTCATGCGCTGAAAAAAGAGCATGATGTTGCTTAGACTTTCTGTGCCTTTGAAAGTATTATTGGTGACCTGCGCGCTGAATTCATGGAAACTTCCGAATGAGTATTGGTGGATTCCGGAGTAAATGTCATGCAAACACTTTCTGCAATTATGGCAAACTACAGAAGGGCTCAGTTTAACATCAAAATGGAAGCAGGGTGAGAGAACTGATAAATTTTTTTCAGGGATGGCTTTGTACCGTAAATGGTTGTCATGTGTTTTTCTATTCTATAAGTTTATTATTTGCCACAATCCTGATGTACCTGTAGTTCTTGTGCTCTGTTCATTCTTTTTGGTGATACAGATTGTATGTTCTGGTTCCACATATAATAACACATGGATGAAGATATATGGTTCTTTTTTCTCCCCATGAACGTGGAAGTGAGCAACGAATCTTTATAATTTTCCTCTAGCGGCACTAATTGTCTTTtttgcaaggaaaaaaaaaaaagggttgtaGCAGCCCAGCCTGATTTATTTGGGCTAAAGGGCCGCCCGAGAAGAATAGGTCCTCCGGCCGCCTCCTTGTCGGACCACACTATCATAGCCGCTAGctgtcctctttctcttctgttTTGCCGaggtggaagaaaaaaaaagaagagagagagaagaaaagaggaggaagaaagaaagaaagaacaagaagaagaggagagagaaccaTCCCACTCACTCTCTCCACGttctctctcccttctctccACGTTCTCTCTCTACCTTCTCTTGTCtctccactttctctctctattttctctctctagaatgtTCGAGGAACCTAAAGATGGGTCATGTTGACCTGGTCTACGAACCCGAGTTGATCCTATAAAGGGTCTGATTCGTCCTAGTGCACGGGCCACCTACTGGACCGATCATCTCCACCCTGTTGAATGTTTCTAAAACCTTCATTAATTAACCGTGTTAATTAACCTTGGCCCTGGTTGAGTTTATGTCCTAGGATTTATTGATTAAATCGTTCAAACCGGATCCATATGAAACTACTGAATgcctgcttaactcttctcGTATTATTTTATTGAAGTCGTCagttagaaattaattttattgtTAGTATTTTAAATAGATCTAGTGGAGTTGCCTAGCGAAGTCTGACGGTCTAAGACGAAAGAGGTAAGCCTTGTACTTCTTACTAATTTCGAACTTGTAAGTAAGCTTTATACTCTTTATTAGTTTTTGAACTTGTAAGTAGATCTTGCGTTCCTTATGATCATATCTTCCGTGCATAAAATCTGTTTGTGGAAATATCATGCTTTTCTCAAAATTATGGATCAGCATATATGTTACGAAAAAATCGTGCTTTATTACGAAAAATagttctataaatattttaataaaaataaatttattataaaatatgaatTTGATCATGTCATTTAGTGTTTTCATCTATTTATTTGTATATTTTacgaaaaagataaaatttttttaaaggcTCTTAAATAGTTATATATATGAACCCCTACATTGGAAAAATTGACACATAGATATTCATACAAACAGTGGCCCCGCTAACAAGTATAAACTTGGCATATAAACATGAATCTATGTCGATTACAAATACTGGCCTTGTCACGGATCTAAGGCATGACAAATCATGCTCTGGATCTGGATGGTGACAAGAGTAGTCTACCCTTCACTTCAAATGTCATTGCTTACTCTCTTGCAAAAATTTTTGGCCATCCTCCTTATTTTCAATAGTTGTTACATAAAAAGTGTCATGGGTAGCATGGTATCTAAATCGGATGGTAAGAGGCCTATCGATTCGGTGTTGGTATCCGAAATATTCTATATACGCCAGATTCATTTCTTCTGTGTACATCGATGTACTCAAGCCCGAGGGAATAAAATGGCACTGCTACTGCAATTATTGATGTAGAAGCTCACTCTTTTGGGACTCATGGGACCATTTTAGAATTCTACGTTCGGCTCGACCAGAGCTTTCCTATTCTATTCTATGATGCGCGAATCACATGATCTAGCGTTGGGTTTGGGTGTCCGacgttccaacggctatattagCCGCGATGATATCGGGGTGGGTGGGTTCGTTGAAGAATCCCACTCGTCGtgccctccttctcctcccgtTTCCCGCCAATCTCGCGCGCGGGGAGGAAATCCGATGCAGGGTGACGCACCCCACATCATCACAAGTTGGAAGAAGCGATAAAAATCTCACCTTTCTATCTTTAGCCATGCCGCGATCCACCCTCCCCTCCGATTCTCCTATGTTCCCTGATCCTTTTTCCCCATCTCCCATCCATTATTTCCCCTGGGTGTGTCTTGgatcccctctccctctctcgctcTCACAATTCCCCTGTCCTCGGGCACCGGCACCCCCGGCCCTCCGCCGATGCCATTGGAGACGTAGGGCGCAATGGGCTGCGTGGCGTCGAAGAATGCGGCCGCCGTGACGCCGGTCGTTGACTTGGCCGGCGTTTCGGGAAGTCTGGAAGCGTCGTCGTCGCTGTTCAACCGCCCGAAGCTCGGGAGCTACGAGTTTGGGGACCGCAGCGAGTCCGGGGAGTCGGGGAAGATCGGCAGCGCCAGCAATTCAATGATCTTTCGGCTGGGGAATCTGCATCGCTGCATCGAGGGAGAGCAGGCCGCTGCCGGCTGGCCTGCCTGGCTCACCGCTGTTGCTGGAGAAGCCATTCAGGGATGGGTGCCTCTTAAAGCCGAGTCCTTTGAGAGAATGGACAAGGTAATGAACAGAGTTTATGGCAAGCAGTCTGTTTAGTTATCCCAATTGCATGCTGAATCACAAGATTCCTCATGCAAGCATTGAAGATTTAGGAAAATTTTGAATGGGCCGCCATATCAATCCATGAATGAATTCTATGATTGAATGATGCATCATAGTTTATGACAAAGTTCTCCGCATTCTTAGCTCTTTTGCTTCAGCGTTTCTTGGATGTTTTCAGCTGTCCGATGTTCTATTATGGCCTCAACATTGATGTTCGGCAgccgagaaaaaaaaatgcttgtgATCAATGGGAGGATAGCACTTTATGTTTTTGTCATTCTAATTCGTTGTTATAAATTTGCATGTTTTATCATAAAATAGTTATGTAAACATGGGAATCTCCTAAAACCGCTGAGGAGATCATGATATGTTCTCATATTCGGATGAGTATTTTGTTGCATGATTCTGCAATGGTTTTCCTGCTGGTGACATCCAGTGGTTCTATTTCGCATTCACGCATTCTGTTTTTGCTTCCTTGCATGACTGTTACTGACTAGATCTTATTCCCCATGTCAACTGCGTTCGAAGATTGGACAAGGTACCTACAGCAGTGTGTTCAGAGCACGCGAACTCGACACAGGAAAGATTGTTGCATTGAAGAGGGTCCGGTTCGACGTTTACGAGCCTGAGAgtgttaggtttatggcacgcGAGATACAGATCCTCCGCAGGCTCGACCATCCCAATATTGCCAAATTGGAGGGACTGATTACATCTCGACTGTCATCTAGTATCTATCTTGTTTTTGACTATATGGAGCATGATCTTGCCGGGTTGTTGTCTGCTCCTGACATCAATTTCAGTGAGCCACAGGTTTGTCCACATTCTCGACGAGTTCTATAAAGTGAAGAATTGGAATAAGAAATTCTGAGCAGTTGAATACTTTCCTGTGCATATGCATTGTAGATCAAATGCTACATGCGACAATTACTATCTGGACTCGAACATTGCCACTCACGCGGCATCATGCATCGTGACATCAAGTGTGCAAACCTTCTGATTAATAATGAGGGGATCCTGAAAATTGCCGACTTTGGTCTGGCAAACTTCTTCAGTGCCGGGCAAATACAACCACTGACTAGCCGCGTCGTCACGCTATGGTATCGCCCGCCTGAACTTCTTCTGGGTTCAACAGACTATGAAGCATCTGTGGATCTGTGGAGTGTTGGTTGTGTTTTTGCAGAAGTGTTTCTTAGGAAGCCTATCTTCCAAGGAAGAACTGAGGTAATCATCCTATGTATACCTTGTGCATATTTcctgtatttgttttttttaaatgcaAAAGATTATCTTGCTACTTCTAGGAACAAGACAAGTGCACAGATCAGCCATGATGATGACAGAACCATGACATTTCtgccccttttctttcttttttcctttaacTTATAACGTAGATTCAATTCACTAAAACataaaaaggtaaaaaaaaagtaaatcacTAGAAGCGAGAAGAAACCAGAAAACAATATATTGTGGGAAAAAGATGATACAAATCCTTTCCTTTCTCTGTAGTAAATGATAGGCAACTCAACATGCAAATCTCGAATTCTTTCCAGCATTTTCACTCTAAAAATTTCATGCTGTAGTTTCTTTAAGGGTCTCGACTGTGGAATGCATTAGGATTTGGCTACAGATCAATTTAATGGGATACAATTCAAGAAAACAAACCAGCACTGAATTGCAGCTATAGCCATGGCTGATCGGTAGAATACCTGAATGATATCAATTAAAATGGGTGCATATCTGACTTTAACAATATTCACATGAAATCGAACATATGAGGAGAATTGTTCAAAAATTTTACAACTCAGGAATGTATATATATGCTTGTACTATTAACCACAGGAAATAGTTTCAGAATTGTACTGTGGACACTGCACAGCATATTTGCATCTCCGATTCTTAAAAATGAAGCACCAGCCATCTAGCAACGCAGTGGAATACATACAATTGACAGtcatcaaaactattttttacgTATATTGTGGTAACATTTC
It includes:
- the LOC103700856 gene encoding probable WRKY transcription factor 4, whose translation is MTLVSSFFAEDPDSEYRWLLPASSPEAVDSSRWRRRPVGRGGASGSSDGGESWGRGRDGSETEPLAVWFAATPGLSLSSLLESPAGLISSNLGYFGISHQQAPAQVTSQAVESHSYVHVQAEYPSLSAASTSLTVPPDSSITMLSLKQMPPLSLDANNTMNKSADGSHADHKPQPAALTVDKPADDGYNWRKYGQKQVKGGEYPRSYYKCTRPNCPVKKKVERSLEGQVTEIIYKGQHNHLRPSQNRRSRCNELNGSFDFPTNPETGTANFSRSTETMSKRDRDSSHWTPEQLSDSGEDEEGDGEPGTDEGSDTEQDPKRRTMDTRVMESTSHRTVTEPRIIVQTTSEVDLLDDGYRWRKYGQKVVKGNPHPRSYYRCTSAGCSVRKHIERASTEPKAVITTYEGKHNHHVPAARNSSHATTNAGAATSSIQPKAQNANSSNQPSIHGIEFINNVARPVAVHALKKEHDVA